The Pirellulaceae bacterium genomic interval AAGGAGAAGATTAGCTCAGATTCTCCGGTCTCCAGATTCATCTTCCAGACACCGGAAGCTTCTGGCGCGCGTTCCGCATCACAAGGGTCCGACAAACCAACGTAACCATATCCCGGTCGCATCCGCTGAATTCGTGAAAAGTCCGCCGTGATCGCCCACTTACCGTCTGCACTGAGCGCGTAAATGGGACGCGGTAAAGTACGAATTTGTTTGTTCTTCACATTCATCATGTGACAAACGTGCTTGTCACCAAGTCGATCGTTCCAAACAACTTCTGCATCCGACTTGGGTCGCCATTGCAACATGCATCCCTGCTGCCACCCCCAGGATCGACTGATTCCAAGATCAATCCACTTATCGTTGTTGGCCGTATCGATCATGCCGACGCGAATGGCATCCGTGTCACGCGGAGTTCGCCCCTCGAAATCGACCTGATTCGACAAGACATAGCGATTTGTGGAGTCAAATTCCAACTTGTCGTAATAACCAAACCAGTGATGCCGCGGACCGCTTGTGATCGTGCGTACCGGAGGAAATGCAGATCTCTGCTCTGCTTTAACATTTTTCCAGCGAGGCAAAACCGCCGCTGTCGCCGCGACTTTGATTACATGACGTCGTGATAGTCTTTTGTTCACAACAGGTTACTCCTCGCCACTTGCAGATCCGTCCTAAGAAATTTTTCCGACGTTAGTTTTGGCGTGATGCATGACTTGGTAGCAAACAATACGACCAATTGTTAGCAGCGCAGGCTGGCCTCCTTGCCGACGCATCACTGTTTGATGATAACCAAAAACAATCTCGATGATGAAATTGATCTGCCATCGATGAGTCTTGTCAAGCAAGAATCTCTTTCACGACGTGCCCGTGAACATCCGTAAGTCGACGATCAATTCCATTATGCCGAACTGTGAGACGTCGATGATCAATTCCCATCAGATGAAGCACCGTCGCATGCAAGTCGTAACAGTAAGTACCATTCTCCGCAGATCGATAAGCAAAGTCGTCACTCTTGCCAAAGCTAGCGCCCGCCTTGACACCGGCCCCAGCTAACCACGTGACGAAGGTGCCGCCATTATGGTCCCTACCCGTTGCCCCTTGAGTAAACGGCATGCGACCAAATTCGGTTGTCCAAATCACCAACGTATCATCCATTAAGCCTCGCTGTTGCAAATCTTGCAATAAAGCCCCAATCGGTTGGTCAACTGTTTTCGCGATAAAAGGCAATTCTGTCGAGATATTCGTATGATTATCCCAGTTATTTGAGGCTCCTCCGGCGCCGCTCCAAAGTTGCACAAAACGTGTATTGCGTTCCAGCAATCGCCGAGCTACCAAGCAACTGCGGCCGAAATGCTCAGTCTCTTTTTGATCAAGGCCATAAGCCTTTCGAGTGACTTCTGTTTCTTTGGACAAATCCAGCGCTTCAGGAGCGCTTAATTGCATCTTTGCGGCCATTTCAAACGACGCAATCCGAGCCTCCATGTTGGAATCACGACCACGACCCTCGAGATGCTTCGCATTCAATCGATTCAGCAGCTGCAAACCATCGCTTTCACTCGCTGCAGTAATATGCTTGGCGACCTGAGGAGGGTGAAGGTTTGCAATCGGATTTTTAGAGTTCGGTTGAATCAGAGTCGCATCATGCTCAGCGGGTAGAAAAGCAGACGAGAAGTTCCCCCGATTGTTGTAGGGCAACCCTCGTCGATCGGGCAGAACAACGAATGCGGGCAGTTCTTCGGTCAATCGTCCGAGTCCATAAGAGACCCATGCCCCCATCGCAGGAAACCCACCGGATAGAAAACCCGTATTCTGCATATAACTAGCTGGACCATGGACATTTGTCTTTGATCGCATACTCATCAGGAATGCCATCTGGTCCACGTGCTTTGCCATCTGCGGGAACACGTCGGTCACCCAACGACCTGATTCACCATATTGTCGAAATTTAAACGGCGACTTCATAATGGCGCCGGGCTTGCTAGTCGCGGCGGTCTTCAACCCAAAATCGACCTGTTTTCCGTGTTGCTTTTCCAGCTCTTCCTTTCGATCAAATGTGTCCATTTGACTGACGCCGCCATTCATAAACAGTTGGATCACGCGACGTACTTTTGCGGGATGATGAAGGCCTCCATTCAAATCGATCTGATGGGACGGCTGCCGTTCTGGCAACAGGTCATCGGCCCTCAGCAAGGATTGCCCATCGGCCAACAACGAAGCGAGCGCGATCGTTCCAAAACCTCCGCCCGTTTGAGCAAGAAAGTTTCTACGATTCGGCAATTTCGCGGGTTCCAGGCACATAAACATTAGTCCACAAACATGAACTCATTTGTATTAACCAATAAGCGGCACGCATTCGCCAGTCCATGTTTTTTCACATAGGCTGCCACTTCGTTTTGCTCATAGGGTGTGGGCATGCGGCCCAAGATTTCCCGAAAAGCTTCGTCCGTTTGGTCTTCGATCGACTTCCTGTGAATGGTAATCCGCTGGGCGAGGAGCTCGGTCTGGCGAATCACCAGTTTATCGTTCATGGTTGCCAACGCTTGAACTGCTGTAACCGATTCTCCCCTTTTGGGACTCAACTGAGATGCGTCTGGACAATCAAGCGCACTCATGAAGGGATCTGGAATCGTTCGAAAGATAAATCGATAAACGCTCCGACGATAATTGGATCGGTGATCAACATCGAAACCGGCGTAGTCCACCACTGGAGTCACGTGAACTCCATTTGACTGGTTAAATTGTCGATCCGACGGGCCGCCCATACGATTATCCAACGTCTGAGATATTTCCAGCAATGAATCGCGAAACGCTTCCGCATCAAGCCGCCTTCGATTCATGCGCCACACCAACCGATTACCCGCGTCGATCTTGGCTGCATCCGATCGAAATCGAGATGACTGTTGGTAAGTTGCACTCGTCACGATGATTCGATGTAACGACTTGAGCGAACCCTCACGCTCCTGACACGTGCCGGCTAGCCATTCGAGCAACTCAGGATGAGTGGGAGCGGATCCGGCGTGGCCAAAGTCATTTGGCGTATCGACTAAGGGCTTTCCAAAATGATAATGCCACACTCGATTCACAATGGATCGCCAGACCAAACCATTGTTCTTCGCCGACACCCACTGGGCCAACGCTATTCGTCGTTCGGATTCCGGCCTGCCTTCGAACTCCGATCCGACCAACGGGGCCCCCTGGACGCAAGCCAACGTCGTTGGCTTTGCTAACCGTAGGGGCTTAGAAATTTCACCTCTCTCAAGCACATGAACTGGCCGAGGTTCTGGACTGGCTCGAAAAGATCCGTCAGCCTCGAACTGACTAGTTCCCGAATAAACGAGTGCAGGTTTAGGCAGTTTTGCTAACTCCGATTCAATTTGCCGCTGCTCGAAGAACGCGTTCAGATTCATCCAATCGGAATCAGAGCGATTCTGTTTTTCCTTGCGCAGAATTGCTGAAATCGCTGACGGCACGGTCGGTCGAATTGCAAAAGGACCTTCCTGGCCGCTGACCATCACTTCAAATCGGCCAATCAAATGTCCTTCACCGTGGATTTGGTCGAGTTCCATCCTCAACAAGATCGGTGAATTCCCTTTACCCCGAGTATCCTGAATCTCTTGCTCGGGCGATTCAATTTCAAACACCGCATAATGCGATCTCCCCACTTGTGGATAGATTCCCCATGCGGTCGACGGATTTCCATCAAACGCTTTCTGAACATCCCACTCAATTTGGTCGAAGTCAGCATAGGCTTTCGTGATCTTTAACTGCCGTCTGTTTTGCTGATCGGATGGATCAACGACGAACAGTCGAAATTCGCTCAGATGGAGATTACCATTTCCATTTCGACCGGGCCCTTTCATAGGTAATCGCGGATCGCTCAACACCGCCAAACGAACCGCACGTATCGTCGGCAACCGAGTTTGAAGCAAGAGTGTATAAGAATCTTTTTCGGGTCGACTACCTTCTG includes:
- a CDS encoding DUF1501 domain-containing protein, coding for MPNRRNFLAQTGGGFGTIALASLLADGQSLLRADDLLPERQPSHQIDLNGGLHHPAKVRRVIQLFMNGGVSQMDTFDRKEELEKQHGKQVDFGLKTAATSKPGAIMKSPFKFRQYGESGRWVTDVFPQMAKHVDQMAFLMSMRSKTNVHGPASYMQNTGFLSGGFPAMGAWVSYGLGRLTEELPAFVVLPDRRGLPYNNRGNFSSAFLPAEHDATLIQPNSKNPIANLHPPQVAKHITAASESDGLQLLNRLNAKHLEGRGRDSNMEARIASFEMAAKMQLSAPEALDLSKETEVTRKAYGLDQKETEHFGRSCLVARRLLERNTRFVQLWSGAGGASNNWDNHTNISTELPFIAKTVDQPIGALLQDLQQRGLMDDTLVIWTTEFGRMPFTQGATGRDHNGGTFVTWLAGAGVKAGASFGKSDDFAYRSAENGTYCYDLHATVLHLMGIDHRRLTVRHNGIDRRLTDVHGHVVKEILA
- a CDS encoding PSD1 and planctomycete cytochrome C domain-containing protein, translating into MWYVIRTLTLVGIAAASIGNGVKAQPRPVTFDRDIRDVLRKCIGCHGADQPKGGLDLTGPSQAIELAAIVPHHSEDSSIIDRVLSADPEFRMPPDEALADSEIKLLRQWIDEGADWPGHWAYRKLHAPKISGTVVSDGGRNSIDHFVRRELRSHGLKPSGVADRRTLLRRLYFDLIGMPPSFAELQAFLNDERIDAYHRVVDRLLASPRYGERWARHWMDLVHFAESHGHDQDRPREHAWPYRDYLITRFNQDVPYPQFVQEQIAGDALFPQDPWAIVATGFLAAGPWDESSLRDIQENSIDREIGRYLDRDDIVMTLMSTFTSTSVHCARCHHHKFDPVTIDTYYGLQAVFAGIDKANRRYEPDQAVAQQRSSLEKRLAQLETWVKQNDRRLLGDRLRGLVDNFELNSRGIDEAWSPVEWVQVTSNADTKLIRQEDNSIYAEGSRPEKDSYTLLLQTRLPTIRAVRLAVLSDPRLPMKGPGRNGNGNLHLSEFRLFVVDPSDQQNRRQLKITKAYADFDQIEWDVQKAFDGNPSTAWGIYPQVGRSHYAVFEIESPEQEIQDTRGKGNSPILLRMELDQIHGEGHLIGRFEVMVSGQEGPFAIRPTVPSAISAILRKEKQNRSDSDWMNLNAFFEQRQIESELAKLPKPALVYSGTSQFEADGSFRASPEPRPVHVLERGEISKPLRLAKPTTLACVQGAPLVGSEFEGRPESERRIALAQWVSAKNNGLVWRSIVNRVWHYHFGKPLVDTPNDFGHAGSAPTHPELLEWLAGTCQEREGSLKSLHRIIVTSATYQQSSRFRSDAAKIDAGNRLVWRMNRRRLDAEAFRDSLLEISQTLDNRMGGPSDRQFNQSNGVHVTPVVDYAGFDVDHRSNYRRSVYRFIFRTIPDPFMSALDCPDASQLSPKRGESVTAVQALATMNDKLVIRQTELLAQRITIHRKSIEDQTDEAFREILGRMPTPYEQNEVAAYVKKHGLANACRLLVNTNEFMFVD